In Styela clava chromosome 14, kaStyClav1.hap1.2, whole genome shotgun sequence, the following are encoded in one genomic region:
- the LOC144411745 gene encoding uncharacterized protein LOC144411745: protein MENWRKFWKYHGGDKRDWRLLTNKHSEQEDGFNCGILVVKAAEAILTGCTTDFNHSTGICKVYRIHFGDLLLEATDVDELAHFCVGCNGRTAPDGGTLWVECDGCERWCHQYCADFAGNEEFFCEHCT, encoded by the exons ATGGAGAATTGGAG GAAATTTTGGAAATACCATGGAGGTGACAAAAGAGATTGGAGACTGTTAACAAACAAGCATAGTGAACAAGAAGATGGGTTTAATTGTGGAATTTTGGTTGTGAAG GCTGCCGAAGCAATCTTAACAGGTTGTACAACGGATTTCAATCATTCGACAGGCATCTGTAAAGTCTACAGAATCCATTTTGGAGACCTTCTGTTGGAAGCCACAG ATGTTGATGAGCTGGCACACTTTTGTGTGGGCTGTAATGGCAGGACTGCCCCTGATGGTGGCACACTTTGG GTCGAATGTGATGGATGCGAAAGGTGGTGCCACCAATATTGCGCAGATTTTGCGGGTAACGAAGAGTTTTTCTGTGAACACTGCACATAA